Proteins encoded in a region of the Streptomyces sp. NBC_01471 genome:
- a CDS encoding DUF3488 and DUF4129 domain-containing transglutaminase family protein, with translation MSGRTRVALCAYAATMLAACALLPLVQPVTWIIQAALLLAVQSGVGALARRVPLARPLTVAAQAVTALLILTVVFARGQALGGIVPGPEAVEHFGAMLRAGADDIGQYSIPAPTTASIRLMLFGGVLLVGLLVDALAVTFRSAAPAGLPLLALYSVAAGISQSGAAWLWFVLAASGYLLLLLAESKDRLSQWGRVFGSPRGSGAGGPASGGGGPSAPVRTGRRIGVVALGFALVVPAALPAMDTGLLGGAGRGAGPGGGGGTISAVNPLVSLQNSLTQSDDREVLRYRTNAVDTDGMYLRIVSLDRFDGTAWKSSERRITDVPKELPRPQGLGSDVGTTQVRTNISAAGWYAQNWLPLPYPATKVDIRGRWRFEPAGRTLVGDRGQTTRGAEYGVDSLVVQPTAAQLASAPQPSAALLREYTEVPGSLPGVVKSTADQVTKGATNDYQRAVKLQDWFASEGGFTYDTQVQSGTGTAAIARFLKQKQGFCVHFAFTMAAMARTLHIPARVAVGFTPGTAQPDGTMSVGLRDAHAWPELYFEGVGWTRFEPTPTRGSVPSYTQPDSSSDGPASPAQPDSTSSAAPETAPSATSACPPQVHKLSGCGAVAQGGGVPPADGGTDPGTVVGVGLAALLVLLLLLLPLLWRTRARARRLGSGGRTPADAGERTLSAWREITDSAWDYGVRPDDSLTPRKSADRIVRTGALTGPAADAVHRAARAVEQVLYAPRAGEVSGLTDDVVLVRAGLRAGAGRAARVRAVLAPRSSVRVVWEASRRRERAAERWARRRAGLNRWVADLRPSRQRG, from the coding sequence ATGAGCGGCCGGACGAGGGTGGCGCTGTGCGCCTATGCGGCCACGATGCTGGCCGCGTGCGCACTGCTGCCGCTGGTCCAGCCGGTCACGTGGATCATTCAGGCCGCACTGCTGCTGGCCGTTCAGAGCGGGGTGGGCGCGCTGGCCCGGCGGGTTCCGCTGGCGCGTCCGCTGACCGTGGCCGCGCAGGCGGTGACCGCGCTGCTGATCCTCACCGTGGTCTTCGCGCGCGGCCAGGCGCTCGGCGGCATCGTGCCGGGCCCGGAGGCCGTGGAGCATTTCGGGGCGATGCTGCGGGCGGGCGCCGACGACATAGGGCAGTACTCGATACCGGCACCGACGACCGCGAGCATCCGGCTGATGCTGTTCGGCGGGGTGCTGCTGGTCGGGCTGCTGGTGGACGCGCTGGCGGTGACGTTCCGCAGCGCCGCGCCGGCCGGGCTGCCGCTGCTCGCCCTGTACTCGGTGGCGGCCGGCATCTCGCAGAGCGGCGCGGCCTGGCTGTGGTTCGTGCTCGCCGCTTCCGGCTATCTGCTGCTCCTGCTGGCCGAGAGCAAGGACCGGCTCTCCCAGTGGGGACGGGTCTTCGGTTCGCCGCGCGGGAGCGGGGCCGGTGGTCCCGCGAGCGGTGGCGGCGGCCCGTCGGCGCCGGTCCGCACGGGGCGGCGCATCGGGGTGGTCGCACTGGGGTTCGCCCTGGTGGTGCCGGCCGCGCTGCCCGCCATGGACACCGGGCTGCTCGGCGGCGCGGGGCGGGGCGCCGGGCCCGGGGGCGGCGGGGGGACGATCTCCGCGGTCAACCCGCTGGTCTCGCTGCAGAACAGCCTCACCCAGTCCGACGACCGCGAGGTGCTCCGCTACCGCACCAACGCGGTCGACACCGACGGGATGTATCTGCGGATCGTCTCGCTCGACCGGTTCGACGGCACCGCCTGGAAGTCGTCGGAGCGCCGGATCACGGATGTGCCGAAGGAGTTGCCGAGGCCGCAGGGGCTCGGCTCCGATGTGGGCACCACCCAGGTCAGGACCAACATCTCGGCGGCCGGCTGGTACGCCCAGAACTGGCTGCCGCTCCCCTACCCGGCCACGAAGGTGGACATCAGGGGCCGCTGGCGCTTCGAGCCGGCCGGGCGGACGCTCGTCGGCGACCGCGGGCAGACCACCCGCGGTGCGGAGTACGGCGTGGACAGCCTGGTCGTCCAGCCGACGGCGGCGCAGCTGGCTTCGGCCCCGCAGCCGTCCGCCGCGCTGCTGCGGGAGTACACGGAGGTGCCCGGCTCACTGCCCGGCGTGGTGAAGTCCACCGCGGACCAGGTGACGAAGGGCGCCACGAACGACTACCAGCGTGCGGTGAAGCTGCAGGACTGGTTCGCGTCGGAGGGCGGATTCACCTACGACACCCAGGTGCAGTCGGGCACCGGCACCGCCGCCATCGCGCGTTTCCTGAAGCAGAAGCAGGGCTTCTGCGTCCACTTCGCCTTCACGATGGCGGCGATGGCCAGGACGCTGCACATCCCGGCCAGGGTCGCGGTGGGCTTCACTCCGGGCACCGCACAGCCGGACGGCACGATGTCGGTCGGGCTGCGCGACGCACACGCCTGGCCCGAGCTGTACTTCGAGGGGGTGGGCTGGACGCGCTTCGAGCCGACGCCCACCCGGGGGTCCGTACCGTCCTACACCCAGCCGGACAGCTCGTCCGACGGCCCGGCCTCTCCGGCGCAGCCGGATTCCACGTCATCGGCCGCGCCCGAGACGGCCCCGTCCGCGACGTCCGCCTGCCCGCCGCAGGTGCACAAGCTCAGCGGCTGCGGGGCGGTCGCGCAGGGCGGCGGCGTACCGCCGGCCGACGGGGGCACGGATCCCGGCACGGTGGTGGGCGTGGGGCTGGCCGCGCTGCTCGTGCTCCTGTTGCTCCTGCTGCCGCTGCTCTGGCGGACCCGGGCACGGGCCCGGCGGCTGGGGTCCGGCGGGCGGACGCCCGCGGACGCCGGGGAGCGGACGCTGTCGGCCTGGCGGGAGATCACCGACTCGGCGTGGGACTACGGGGTGCGGCCCGACGATTCGCTGACCCCGCGCAAGTCGGCCGACCGGATCGTACGGACCGGCGCGCTGACGGGTCCGGCGGCCGATGCGGTGCACCGGGCCGCCCGGGCGGTGGAGCAGGTGCTGTACGCGCCCCGGGCCGGTGAGGTGAGCGGTCTTACCGATGACGTCGTGCTGGTCCGGGCCGGGCTGCGGGCCGGTGCGGGCCGGGCGGCACGGGTCCGTGCGGTGCTGGCACCGCGCTCGTCCGTACGGGTGGTGTGGGAGGCGTCCCGGCGCCGGGAGCGGGCGGCGGAACGCTGGGCCCGCCGCCGTGCGGGACTGAACCGCTGGGTGGCGGATCTGCGACCCTCCCGGCAGCGCGGCTGA
- a CDS encoding DUF58 domain-containing protein, whose product MAVGGAPAAADEDGGGLRTALSGLTTRGRSFIAAGVAAAVCAYVLGQSDLLRVGLLLAVLPLVCVAVLFRTRYRVAASRRLAPARVPAGSEARVHLRMDNVSRLPTGLLMLQDRVPYVLGPRPRFVLDRVEAGGRREVSYRVRSDLRGRYPLGPLQLRLTDPFGMCELTRSFSAHDTLTVIPRTEPLPPVRLTGEAAGYGDGRHRSLALAGEDDVIPRGYRHGDDLRRVHWRSTARYGELMVRREEQPQRARCTVLLDTRRGAYQGAGPDSAFEWAVSGAASALVHVLERGFSVRLLTDTGSSVPGEGSGGFAGSTQDSADSAGLMMDSLAVVGHSDGTGLSRSYDVLRGGNEGLLIAFFGSLDEEQAAVAARMRQRSGAAVAFVLNSDARAHGEAAAERDTKTLRLLRDAGWTALEAGPGAALAELWRQAGQQRSGTGAASWHGGTAATGAGAEAGSGTGAGGWS is encoded by the coding sequence ATGGCCGTCGGGGGTGCTCCGGCCGCCGCCGACGAGGACGGGGGCGGACTGCGGACCGCGCTGTCGGGGCTCACCACACGGGGCCGCTCGTTCATCGCGGCCGGGGTCGCCGCGGCGGTCTGCGCGTATGTCCTGGGCCAGAGCGATCTGCTGCGGGTGGGGCTCCTGCTGGCGGTGCTCCCGCTGGTGTGTGTGGCCGTGCTGTTCCGTACCCGGTACCGGGTCGCGGCCAGCAGGCGGCTCGCCCCGGCCCGGGTGCCTGCCGGGTCGGAGGCCCGCGTCCATCTGCGGATGGACAACGTCTCGCGGCTCCCCACCGGACTGCTGATGCTCCAGGACCGGGTGCCGTACGTGCTGGGGCCGCGGCCCCGGTTCGTCCTGGACCGGGTGGAGGCGGGCGGCCGGCGCGAGGTGTCGTACCGGGTCCGTTCCGATCTGCGCGGGCGGTATCCGCTGGGCCCGCTCCAGCTGCGGCTCACCGACCCGTTCGGGATGTGCGAGCTGACCAGGTCGTTCAGCGCGCACGACACCCTGACCGTGATTCCCAGGACCGAGCCGCTGCCGCCGGTCCGGCTGACCGGTGAGGCGGCCGGATACGGGGACGGCAGACACCGCTCGCTCGCGCTGGCCGGCGAGGACGACGTGATCCCGCGCGGCTACCGGCACGGCGACGATCTGCGCCGGGTGCACTGGCGCTCCACCGCCCGCTACGGCGAGCTGATGGTGCGCCGCGAGGAGCAGCCGCAGCGGGCCCGCTGCACGGTGTTGCTGGACACCCGCCGGGGCGCCTACCAGGGCGCGGGGCCGGACTCGGCCTTCGAATGGGCCGTGTCGGGGGCGGCCTCGGCGCTGGTGCACGTACTCGAACGGGGCTTCTCGGTACGGCTGCTGACGGACACCGGCAGCTCGGTGCCGGGCGAGGGCTCGGGCGGGTTCGCCGGGTCCACCCAGGATTCCGCCGACTCCGCCGGGCTGATGATGGACAGCCTCGCCGTCGTAGGCCACTCCGACGGGACCGGCCTCTCCCGCTCGTACGATGTGCTGCGCGGCGGGAACGAAGGACTTCTGATCGCCTTCTTCGGCAGTCTCGACGAGGAGCAGGCCGCGGTCGCGGCCCGGATGCGGCAGCGCAGCGGGGCAGCCGTCGCCTTCGTACTGAACAGCGATGCCCGGGCGCACGGCGAGGCGGCGGCGGAGCGCGACACCAAGACGCTGCGGCTGCTGCGCGACGCGGGCTGGACCGCGCTGGAGGCCGGGCCCGGGGCGGCGCTCGCCGAGCTGTGGCGGCAGGCGGGGCAGCAGCGCAGCGGTACGGGTGCGGCGTCCTGGCACGGCGGTACGGCGGCCACGGGTGCCGGCGCGGAGGCGGGCAGCGGGACAGGCGCGGGGGGATGGTCATGA
- a CDS encoding AAA family ATPase: MTTYDDRASLTDLTTTAERIRRSVEGVIEGKPEVVRLSLTVLLAEGHLLIEDVPGVGKTMLAKALARSIDCSVRRIQFTPDLLPSDITGVSIFDQQRRDFEFKPGAIFAQIVIGDEINRASPKTQSALLESMEERQVTIDGQTYELPGPFMVVATQNPVEMEGTYPLPEAQRDRFMARVSIGYPSPEAELRMLDVHGGVSPLDDLQPVAHAHEILKLIDAVRGVHVADAVRRYAVQLVTATRSHQDLRLGASPRATLHLLRAAKAAAALSGREYALPDDVQALAVAVLAHRLLPTAQAQLNRRTAEQVVQEILQQTPVPAYNDQQPGARRL, translated from the coding sequence GTGACGACCTATGACGATCGAGCGAGCCTCACGGATCTGACGACCACGGCGGAGCGCATCCGCAGGTCGGTGGAGGGTGTGATCGAGGGCAAGCCCGAGGTCGTACGGCTTTCGCTGACCGTGCTGCTCGCCGAGGGGCATCTCCTCATCGAGGATGTGCCAGGCGTCGGCAAGACCATGCTGGCCAAGGCGCTGGCCCGCAGCATCGACTGCTCGGTGCGGCGCATCCAGTTCACCCCCGACCTGCTGCCTTCGGACATCACCGGGGTCTCGATCTTCGACCAGCAGCGGCGGGACTTCGAGTTCAAGCCCGGGGCGATCTTCGCGCAGATCGTGATCGGCGACGAGATCAACCGCGCCTCGCCGAAGACCCAGTCGGCGCTGCTCGAATCGATGGAGGAGCGCCAGGTCACCATCGACGGGCAGACGTACGAACTGCCCGGTCCGTTCATGGTGGTGGCCACGCAGAACCCGGTGGAGATGGAGGGCACCTACCCGCTCCCCGAGGCGCAGCGCGACCGGTTCATGGCGCGGGTCTCCATCGGTTATCCGAGCCCCGAAGCCGAGCTCCGGATGCTCGACGTGCACGGCGGTGTCTCACCGCTGGACGACCTCCAGCCGGTGGCGCACGCCCACGAGATCCTGAAACTCATCGACGCGGTGCGCGGAGTGCACGTCGCCGACGCGGTGCGCCGGTACGCGGTGCAGCTGGTGACGGCCACCCGCAGTCACCAGGACCTCCGACTCGGCGCTTCGCCGCGTGCCACCCTGCACCTGCTGCGGGCGGCCAAGGCGGCGGCCGCGCTGAGCGGACGGGAGTACGCGCTGCCCGACGACGTCCAGGCACTGGCCGTCGCGGTCCTCGCGCACCGGCTGCTGCCCACGGCCCAGGCCCAGTTGAACCGCCGTACGGCGGAGCAGGTCGTCCAGGAGATCCTCCAGCAGACTCCCGTTCCCGCGTACAACGACCAGCAGCCCGGCGCCCGGCGGCTGTGA
- a CDS encoding beta-class carbonic anhydrase — translation MSTAAHSPAEPTPPRPHLAVRDGGTVTDRLVEANRQYAGAFEDPGMDARPVLQVAVVACMDARIDLHAALGLELGDCHTIRNAGGVVTDDVIRSLTISQRALGTRSVILIHHTSCGLESLTEDFRIELEEEVGQRPPWAVESFRDVDQDVRQSMQRVRTSPFLLHTDDVRGFVFDVRSGLLREIEPAGRNPQE, via the coding sequence ATGTCGACTGCTGCGCACTCTCCCGCAGAGCCCACCCCGCCCCGCCCCCACCTGGCCGTACGTGACGGCGGAACGGTGACCGACCGGCTCGTCGAGGCCAACCGGCAGTACGCCGGGGCATTCGAGGACCCCGGCATGGACGCCCGGCCCGTACTGCAGGTGGCCGTGGTCGCGTGCATGGACGCCCGGATCGATCTGCACGCCGCCCTCGGGCTCGAACTCGGCGACTGCCACACGATCCGCAACGCGGGCGGTGTGGTCACCGACGATGTCATCCGGTCACTGACCATCAGCCAGCGCGCCCTGGGCACCCGGAGCGTGATACTGATCCACCACACCAGCTGCGGTCTGGAGAGCCTCACCGAGGACTTCCGGATCGAGCTGGAGGAAGAGGTGGGTCAGCGTCCGCCGTGGGCGGTGGAGTCGTTCCGCGACGTCGACCAGGACGTACGCCAGTCGATGCAGCGGGTGCGGACCTCGCCGTTCCTGCTGCACACCGACGATGTCCGGGGCTTCGTCTTCGACGTGCGGTCGGGGCTCCTGCGGGAGATCGAGCCGGCCGGCCGCAACCCTCAGGAGTGA
- the rsmH gene encoding 16S rRNA (cytosine(1402)-N(4))-methyltransferase RsmH, with protein sequence MTQSRHVPVMLQRCLDLLAPALAQPGAVVVDCTLGLGGHSEALLSTFPAARLIALDRDKEALRLSAERLAPFGDRATLVHAVYDELPEVLDRLEVPRVQGVLFDLGVSSMQLDEADRGFAYAQDAPLDMRMDQTTGMGAAEVLNTYPPGELVRILRAYGEEKQAKRIVSAVVREREKEPFTNSARLVELIRDSLPQAAKRTGGNPAKRTFQALRIEVNGELTVLERAVPAAVQALAVGGRIAVLSYHSLEDRLVKQVFAAGAANTAPAGLPVVPERYQPRLKLLTRGAELPAEEEVADNRRAAPARLRGAQRIREEAL encoded by the coding sequence ATGACCCAGTCCCGACATGTCCCGGTGATGCTCCAGCGATGCCTGGACCTGTTGGCCCCGGCCCTCGCCCAGCCCGGTGCGGTCGTCGTCGACTGCACCCTCGGCCTCGGCGGCCACAGCGAGGCGCTGCTGTCGACCTTCCCGGCGGCCCGGCTGATCGCACTCGACCGGGACAAGGAAGCCCTGCGGCTCTCCGCCGAGCGGCTCGCGCCGTTCGGCGACCGCGCCACCCTGGTGCACGCCGTCTACGACGAACTGCCCGAGGTCCTGGACCGGCTGGAGGTCCCGCGCGTACAGGGAGTCCTCTTCGACCTCGGCGTCTCGTCGATGCAGCTGGACGAGGCGGACCGCGGTTTCGCCTACGCCCAGGACGCCCCGCTCGACATGAGGATGGACCAGACGACCGGTATGGGCGCGGCCGAGGTGCTCAACACCTATCCGCCCGGCGAACTCGTCCGGATCCTGCGCGCGTACGGCGAGGAGAAGCAGGCCAAGCGGATCGTCTCCGCCGTCGTGCGGGAGCGGGAGAAGGAACCCTTCACCAACAGCGCCCGGCTGGTCGAGCTGATCCGTGACTCACTGCCGCAGGCCGCCAAGCGCACCGGCGGCAATCCCGCCAAACGCACCTTCCAGGCCCTGCGCATCGAGGTCAACGGCGAACTCACCGTGCTGGAGCGGGCCGTTCCGGCCGCCGTGCAGGCCCTCGCCGTGGGCGGGCGGATCGCCGTCCTCTCGTACCACTCGCTGGAGGACCGGCTGGTCAAACAGGTCTTCGCGGCAGGCGCGGCCAACACGGCGCCGGCCGGCCTGCCGGTGGTGCCCGAGCGCTACCAGCCACGGCTCAAGCTCCTCACCCGCGGTGCGGAACTCCCTGCGGAGGAGGAGGTCGCGGACAACCGGCGCGCGGCGCCCGCCCGGCTGCGGGGTGCGCAGCGCATCCGCGAGGAGGCTCTGTGA
- a CDS encoding peptidoglycan D,D-transpeptidase FtsI family protein, whose amino-acid sequence MPSKEPPRRRVPGPARPARPAARTARPAQRRPRPARQPRKLRLGSPRPRLRLVTLGLTLVMAVFVVRLLQVQAVDASAYTAKADKNRYLSHTLTAERGEITDRSGVALAASVDAYDITADPTMFSRAQSHATDAPEQAGALLAPILGQDAEAIARKLRTPDTRYVLLASRQTPQVWNQIKDLKNVFAQKASADKAKGGKGADVIAGVFQEPSTKRVYPNGDLAAGVLGWVNSAGQGAGGLESSLNKELAGKDGKITYAQSGGRTVPTAGASEKPAVPGSDVELTLDRDIQWAAQSAIAAQVKESKADRGYVVVQDTRSGQVLAMANAPGFDPNDLTHADPSALGNAAVQDAYEPGSVSKIMSMAAIIQQGVATPTTHVTVPNRLHRGDRLFKDDVDHDTWSLTLNGVLAKSSNIGTIEAAGQLGRTQPEANRILYSYLHKFGIGSPTGVGFPGETSGILAKPQDWSTSQQYTIPFGQGLSLNALQAASVYSTIANGGVRVEPSLISGTKGPDGRFTPSPAPKRTRVVSERTARTVSRMLESVVSDVEGTGVSARIPGYRVAGKTGTANRVDPKTGRYSGYTASFAGFAPADKPRVTVYCAIQNPTSGSHFGGSTCGNVYKKVMEFALKSLQAPPTGQKADPLPVTFGPHQ is encoded by the coding sequence GTGCCGTCCAAGGAACCCCCGCGCCGCCGTGTACCGGGCCCCGCCCGCCCGGCCCGGCCCGCCGCGCGAACCGCGCGTCCGGCACAGCGCCGTCCGCGGCCCGCACGGCAGCCCCGGAAGCTGCGGCTCGGCAGCCCGCGCCCCCGGCTGCGGCTCGTCACCCTCGGCCTGACGCTCGTGATGGCGGTCTTCGTCGTACGGCTGCTTCAGGTCCAGGCCGTCGACGCCAGCGCCTACACGGCCAAGGCGGACAAGAACCGCTATCTGAGCCACACGCTGACCGCCGAGCGCGGGGAGATCACCGACCGCAGCGGCGTGGCCCTGGCCGCCAGTGTCGACGCGTACGACATCACGGCCGACCCCACGATGTTCAGCCGGGCCCAGAGCCACGCGACCGACGCCCCCGAGCAGGCGGGCGCGCTGCTCGCACCGATCCTCGGGCAGGACGCCGAGGCGATCGCGAGGAAGCTCAGGACGCCCGACACCCGTTACGTGCTGCTGGCGAGCCGGCAGACCCCGCAGGTCTGGAACCAGATCAAGGACCTGAAGAACGTCTTCGCGCAGAAGGCCTCCGCGGACAAGGCCAAGGGCGGCAAGGGCGCCGACGTGATCGCCGGGGTCTTCCAGGAGCCGAGCACCAAACGCGTGTACCCGAACGGCGATCTCGCCGCCGGGGTGCTCGGCTGGGTCAACTCGGCCGGCCAGGGCGCCGGCGGGCTCGAATCCTCGCTGAACAAGGAGCTGGCGGGCAAGGACGGCAAGATCACCTACGCCCAGTCGGGCGGCCGTACGGTGCCGACGGCCGGGGCCAGCGAGAAGCCGGCCGTCCCGGGCTCGGACGTAGAACTGACCCTGGACCGCGACATCCAGTGGGCCGCGCAGAGCGCCATCGCCGCCCAGGTCAAGGAGTCCAAGGCGGACCGCGGCTATGTCGTCGTGCAGGACACCAGGAGTGGTCAGGTCCTCGCCATGGCCAACGCGCCCGGCTTCGACCCCAACGACCTGACCCACGCCGACCCCTCGGCGCTCGGCAACGCCGCGGTCCAGGACGCCTACGAGCCGGGCTCCGTCAGCAAGATCATGTCCATGGCCGCCATCATCCAGCAGGGGGTGGCCACGCCGACCACCCATGTGACCGTCCCCAACCGGCTGCACCGCGGGGACCGGCTCTTCAAGGACGACGTCGACCACGACACCTGGTCGCTGACGCTCAACGGCGTACTGGCCAAGTCCAGCAACATCGGCACCATCGAGGCCGCGGGCCAGCTCGGCAGGACCCAGCCCGAGGCCAACAGGATCCTGTACTCCTATCTGCACAAGTTCGGCATCGGCAGCCCCACCGGTGTCGGTTTCCCCGGCGAGACCTCGGGGATCCTGGCCAAGCCGCAGGACTGGTCGACGTCCCAGCAGTACACGATCCCGTTCGGTCAGGGGCTCTCGCTCAACGCGCTGCAGGCGGCCTCCGTGTACTCCACGATCGCCAACGGCGGCGTACGGGTGGAGCCGTCGCTGATCAGCGGCACCAAGGGCCCCGACGGCCGCTTCACCCCGTCGCCCGCGCCGAAGAGGACCCGGGTCGTGAGCGAGCGGACGGCCAGGACGGTCTCCCGGATGCTGGAGTCGGTCGTCAGCGACGTGGAGGGCACCGGCGTCTCCGCCCGTATCCCCGGCTACCGGGTCGCGGGCAAGACCGGAACGGCCAACCGGGTGGATCCGAAGACGGGCCGCTACAGCGGATACACCGCCTCCTTCGCGGGCTTCGCCCCCGCCGACAAACCCCGGGTCACCGTCTACTGCGCCATCCAGAACCCGACCAGCGGAAGCCACTTCGGCGGCTCCACCTGCGGCAACGTCTACAAGAAAGTCATGGAGTTCGCCCTCAAGTCCCTCCAGGCCCCACCGACAGGCCAGAAGGCCGACCCGCTGCCGGTCACCTTCGGCCCCCACCAGTGA
- a CDS encoding UDP-N-acetylmuramoyl-L-alanyl-D-glutamate--2,6-diaminopimelate ligase — MTTITPEPGNRNTPGPSLRGEPGAPGTLTAVPHADQYQIAQKDPSVTYPGAPRPAEVRPTPLGELAGRLGIASPGAAEVTGITHDSRAVRPGDLYAALPGARLHGADFVEQAAGLGAAAVLTDPTGTERAEATGLPVLTVPDPRAVMGELATEIYGHPGRDLLQIGITGTSGKTTTAYLVEGGIRAAGHLSGLIGTVEMRIGDERIKSERTTPEATDLQALFAVMRERGVDTVAMEVSSHALVLGRVDGCVFDVAVFNNLSPEHMEFHSGMEDYFQAKAQLFTPLRSRVGVVNYDDEYGRRLVDEATVPITTFSAEGHPDADWRAEDVEVALFTSTFTAVGPKGERIAATSPLAGPFNVANTLAAIVTLAVAGTDPQTAADGIAAVPGVPGRLERVDAGQPYLAVVDYAHKTDAVESVLRALRKVTEGSLHIVLGCGGDRDQTKRGPMGAAAARLADTAVLTSDNPRGEDPLAILAAMIAGAAEVPVHERGDVLIDSDRAAAIAAAVVRARPGDTVLVAGKGHEQGQDIAGVVRPFDDRQVLRAAIERAAIENNSQG, encoded by the coding sequence GTGACGACCATCACCCCGGAGCCGGGGAACCGGAACACCCCCGGACCCTCACTTCGCGGGGAGCCCGGTGCGCCCGGTACGCTCACCGCCGTGCCACACGCTGATCAGTACCAAATCGCCCAGAAAGACCCTTCTGTGACCTATCCGGGAGCACCCCGTCCGGCCGAGGTCCGACCGACCCCCCTGGGGGAACTGGCAGGACGACTGGGCATCGCGTCACCTGGTGCCGCTGAGGTCACCGGCATCACCCACGACTCCCGGGCGGTGCGCCCCGGAGACCTGTACGCCGCACTCCCGGGCGCCCGGCTGCACGGTGCCGACTTCGTCGAGCAGGCGGCCGGCCTGGGGGCCGCCGCGGTGCTCACGGACCCCACGGGCACCGAACGGGCCGAGGCCACCGGGCTTCCCGTGCTGACCGTCCCCGACCCGCGGGCCGTGATGGGCGAGCTGGCCACGGAGATCTACGGCCACCCCGGCCGCGACCTCCTCCAGATCGGCATCACGGGCACGTCCGGCAAGACCACCACCGCCTATCTGGTCGAGGGCGGCATCCGGGCGGCCGGGCACCTCAGCGGCCTGATCGGCACGGTCGAGATGCGGATCGGCGACGAGCGCATCAAGTCCGAGCGCACCACGCCCGAAGCCACCGACCTCCAGGCGCTGTTCGCGGTCATGCGCGAGCGCGGGGTCGACACGGTCGCCATGGAGGTCTCCAGCCACGCGCTGGTGCTCGGCCGGGTCGACGGCTGTGTCTTCGACGTCGCGGTCTTCAACAACCTCAGCCCGGAGCACATGGAGTTCCACTCCGGGATGGAGGACTACTTCCAGGCCAAGGCGCAGCTGTTCACCCCGCTGCGCAGCAGGGTCGGCGTCGTCAACTACGACGACGAGTACGGCCGCAGGCTCGTCGACGAGGCGACCGTCCCCATCACCACCTTCTCGGCCGAGGGGCATCCGGACGCCGACTGGCGGGCCGAGGACGTCGAAGTCGCCCTGTTCACCAGCACCTTCACCGCCGTCGGCCCGAAGGGGGAGCGCATCGCGGCCACCTCGCCGCTGGCCGGCCCCTTCAACGTGGCCAACACCCTCGCCGCGATCGTCACCCTCGCCGTCGCGGGCACCGACCCGCAGACGGCGGCCGACGGCATCGCGGCCGTCCCCGGGGTGCCGGGCCGGCTGGAGCGGGTGGACGCCGGACAGCCGTATCTCGCCGTCGTCGACTACGCGCACAAGACGGACGCCGTCGAGTCGGTGCTGCGCGCTCTGCGCAAGGTCACCGAGGGCAGTCTGCACATCGTGCTCGGCTGCGGCGGCGACCGCGACCAGACCAAGCGCGGCCCGATGGGCGCGGCGGCGGCCCGCCTCGCCGACACCGCCGTACTGACCTCCGACAACCCGCGTGGCGAGGACCCCCTCGCGATCCTCGCCGCGATGATCGCCGGCGCCGCCGAGGTGCCGGTCCACGAGCGCGGCGACGTCCTGATCGACTCGGACCGGGCGGCGGCCATCGCCGCGGCCGTGGTCCGCGCCCGCCCCGGCGACACCGTGCTGGTCGCGGGCAAGGGCCATGAGCAGGGCCAGGACATCGCCGGAGTGGTACGCCCCTTCGACGACCGCCAGGTCCTCCGCGCAGCAATCGAGCGCGCAGCAATCGAGAACAACAGTCAGGGATGA